A genomic window from Polaribacter gangjinensis includes:
- the ccoN gene encoding cytochrome-c oxidase, cbb3-type subunit I: MEMQQFYYNNKIVKKFIYATLLWGVVGFSVGLLLAFMFLFPNLTDGISWLSFGRLRPLHTNAVIFAFVGNAIFAGVYYSLQRLLKARMASNFLSNFNFWGWQLIIVAAAITLPLGITTSKEYAELEWPIDIAIALVWVAFGVNMIWTILQRRQRHLYVAIWFYLATFVTVAVLHIFNSLELPVSFLKSYSVYAGVQDALVQWWYGHNAVAFFLTTPFLGLMYYFVPKAANRPVYSYRLSIVHFWSLIFIYIWAGPHHLLYSALPDWAQNLGVAFSVMLIAPSWGGMINGLLTLRGAWDKVRVDPVLKFMVVAITGYGMATFEGPMLSLKNVNAIAHFSDWIIAHVHVGALAWNGFLAFGMIYWLVPRLFKTNLYSFALANVHFWVGTLGIILYALPMYVAGFVQASMWKQFNPDGTLTYGNFLETVNEIIPMYWMRAIGGSMYILGAIIMLYNIIRTVKAGSDVTDELAEAVALTKVPSHRTKGEGYHTWLERKPVKLTIYATIAILIGGIVQIIPTLLVKSNIPTISSVKPYTPLELEGRDLYIREGCVGCHSQMIRPFRSEVERYGEYSKAGEYVYDHPFLWGSKRTGPDLHRVGQKYNDNWHLNHMYDPQSTSPGSIMPSYKWLIRNRLDKSATEDKMRAMVTLGVPYTDEEITYAQASMNQQGKMIEESLYQDPDFVKNYEADKKYAKENGLEFIEMKDREIVAIIAYIQRLGTDIKVKDDQKISKN, from the coding sequence ATGGAAATGCAACAATTTTATTATAACAATAAGATCGTTAAAAAGTTTATCTATGCAACTTTGCTATGGGGAGTAGTGGGTTTTAGTGTGGGTTTACTTTTAGCCTTTATGTTCTTGTTCCCAAATCTAACTGACGGAATTTCGTGGCTAAGTTTTGGGCGTTTAAGGCCTTTACACACCAATGCTGTAATTTTTGCATTTGTGGGTAATGCTATTTTTGCAGGGGTTTATTATTCTTTGCAACGTTTGTTAAAAGCAAGAATGGCGAGTAATTTTTTAAGTAATTTTAATTTTTGGGGTTGGCAATTGATCATTGTAGCTGCAGCAATTACCTTACCATTAGGAATTACTACCTCCAAAGAATATGCTGAGTTAGAATGGCCTATAGACATTGCAATTGCCTTGGTTTGGGTGGCATTCGGAGTCAATATGATTTGGACAATTTTGCAACGTAGACAGCGTCATTTATATGTGGCTATTTGGTTTTATTTAGCAACATTTGTAACAGTTGCTGTATTGCATATTTTTAATAGTTTAGAGCTTCCTGTAAGTTTCTTAAAATCATACTCTGTGTATGCAGGTGTGCAAGATGCCTTAGTTCAATGGTGGTATGGACACAATGCTGTGGCATTTTTCTTAACCACCCCATTTTTAGGATTGATGTATTATTTTGTACCAAAAGCGGCAAACAGACCTGTATATTCTTATAGATTATCAATTGTACACTTTTGGTCTTTAATCTTCATTTACATTTGGGCAGGACCTCACCATTTATTGTATTCTGCTTTGCCAGATTGGGCGCAAAATTTAGGAGTAGCCTTTTCAGTAATGTTAATTGCTCCTTCTTGGGGAGGTATGATCAATGGATTATTAACTTTAAGAGGTGCTTGGGATAAAGTGCGAGTTGATCCTGTATTGAAATTTATGGTAGTTGCGATTACAGGATATGGAATGGCAACTTTTGAAGGACCTATGTTGTCTTTAAAAAATGTGAATGCAATTGCGCATTTCTCTGATTGGATTATTGCACACGTTCACGTAGGTGCTTTAGCTTGGAATGGATTTTTAGCTTTTGGGATGATATATTGGTTGGTTCCAAGATTATTTAAAACAAACTTGTATTCTTTTGCCTTAGCAAACGTACACTTTTGGGTAGGTACCTTAGGGATCATTTTATATGCATTGCCTATGTATGTGGCAGGTTTTGTTCAAGCTTCTATGTGGAAACAATTCAATCCTGATGGGACCTTAACCTATGGTAACTTTTTAGAAACTGTAAATGAAATTATTCCTATGTATTGGATGCGTGCCATTGGTGGTAGCATGTATATTTTAGGAGCCATCATCATGTTGTACAACATTATAAGAACAGTAAAAGCGGGTAGTGATGTTACGGATGAATTAGCAGAAGCTGTGGCTTTGACTAAAGTGCCATCTCACAGAACAAAAGGCGAAGGATATCATACTTGGTTAGAGCGTAAACCAGTTAAATTAACCATTTATGCAACCATCGCTATTTTGATTGGTGGAATTGTGCAAATCATTCCAACGTTATTGGTTAAATCAAATATCCCAACCATCAGTAGTGTAAAACCTTATACTCCTTTAGAGTTAGAAGGGCGTGATTTATACATCAGAGAAGGTTGTGTGGGTTGCCATTCACAGATGATTCGTCCTTTTAGAAGTGAAGTAGAACGTTATGGCGAATATTCAAAAGCAGGTGAATATGTATATGACCATCCATTTTTATGGGGATCAAAAAGAACAGGACCTGATTTGCATAGAGTTGGACAAAAATACAATGACAACTGGCATTTGAATCATATGTATGATCCGCAAAGTACCTCTCCAGGTTCTATCATGCCATCTTATAAATGGTTGATTCGTAATAGATTGGATAAATCTGCTACCGAAGATAAAATGAGAGCTATGGTTACTTTGGGTGTTCCTTATACTGATGAAGAAATTACCTATGCACAAGCGTCTATGAATCAACAAGGAAAAATGATTGAAGAGAGCTTGTATCAAGATCCTGATTTTGTAAAAAATTATGAGGCTGATAAAAAGTATGCCAAAGAAAACGGATTGGAATTTATCGAAATGAAAGATCGTGAAATTGTTGCCATCATTGCATACATCCAACGTTTAGGAACAGATATCAAAGTAAAAGACGATCAAAAAATCTCTAAAAACTAA
- a CDS encoding CcoQ/FixQ family Cbb3-type cytochrome c oxidase assembly chaperone: MLKFVKNHMESITGIEIYPMISLLIFFTFFVLLFWWVFTAKKEYIKTVSNLPLDN; encoded by the coding sequence ATGTTAAAATTTGTAAAAAACCATATGGAAAGCATCACAGGTATTGAAATATATCCGATGATTTCATTGCTCATATTCTTCACTTTTTTTGTACTGCTATTTTGGTGGGTATTCACGGCAAAAAAAGAGTATATAAAAACGGTAAGTAACTTGCCATTAGATAACTAA
- a CDS encoding cbb3-type cytochrome c oxidase N-terminal domain-containing protein, translated as MKRYIQSTVYVIFVIVTFLALAKSFMVYKNPFDLYENPLVWLALIGFVMVIVLKEIVNVMAINKAKELQNEKDGVVPEETPAWYAGILKSWTNAKDIEQEDEIVLDHNYDGIKELDNSLPPWWVYMFYATIIFGVVYLIRFHILDGDSQAVEYDKAVAEARAEVEKYKATAPNLFDIENVTLLTAEADLKRGKAVFNLNCASCHLADGGGQIGPNLTDEYWILGGGIKNVFNTIYNGGRDGKGMIAWSKTLKPEDIAKVASYVISLQGTTPAVAKPAEGEKYIAE; from the coding sequence ATGAAAAGATATATTCAATCAACAGTCTATGTAATTTTTGTAATAGTTACTTTTTTAGCTCTTGCAAAATCGTTTATGGTCTATAAAAATCCTTTTGATCTCTATGAAAATCCATTAGTTTGGTTGGCATTGATAGGTTTTGTAATGGTCATTGTTTTGAAAGAAATAGTCAATGTAATGGCTATAAATAAAGCAAAAGAACTTCAAAATGAAAAAGATGGTGTGGTGCCAGAGGAAACTCCTGCTTGGTATGCAGGTATTTTAAAATCTTGGACAAATGCAAAAGACATCGAACAAGAAGACGAAATTGTATTAGATCACAATTACGATGGAATCAAAGAATTAGACAATTCATTGCCTCCATGGTGGGTATATATGTTTTATGCAACCATCATTTTTGGAGTGGTGTATTTGATTCGTTTTCACATATTAGATGGTGATTCGCAAGCTGTTGAATATGACAAAGCAGTTGCTGAGGCTAGGGCAGAAGTTGAAAAATACAAAGCAACAGCACCTAATTTATTTGATATTGAAAATGTAACTTTATTAACTGCTGAGGCTGACTTAAAAAGAGGAAAAGCGGTTTTTAACTTGAACTGTGCTTCTTGTCATTTGGCTGATGGTGGTGGACAAATTGGGCCGAATTTAACAGATGAATATTGGATTTTAGGCGGAGGAATTAAAAATGTTTTCAATACCATTTATAATGGTGGTAGAGATGGAAAAGGTATGATTGCTTGGAGCAAAACCTTAAAACCCGAAGATATTGCCAAAGTAGCAAGTTACGTAATTTCATTACAAGGCACTACACCAGCAGTTGCAAAACCTGCTGAAGGTGAAAAATATATTGCAGAATAA
- the ccoG gene encoding cytochrome c oxidase accessory protein CcoG yields the protein MDLPNNEQFRDSIATVNKEGKRSWVFPKKPSGRFYKYRSYVSYFLLAFLFSAPFIKINGNQFLLFNVLERKFNIFGFPFWPQDFYLFVISMITGVVFIILFTVVFGRIFCGWICPQTIFMEMVFRKIEYWIEGDRGKQMRLDRQPWNAEKIRKRLLKWVIFFIISFLIANIFLAYLIGGDTLISYITGNPLENIKTLISLLIFTGVFYFIFAWFREQVCIIACPYGRLQGVLLDNKTINVAYDYKRGEGEKGRSIFRKGEDRNAVGKGDCIDCNQCVVVCPTGIDIRNGTQLECVNCTACIDECDHIMESIKLPKGLIRYASEDNIAKKEPFKFTPRMKGYSAVLFILVGVLIGLLFLRNDVEATILRLPGQLYQHKENNIISNVYTYKIINKTTKKIEDISFKILSHKGEIKLVSNRKFIVPEQGLAEGTLFIELNNAQLEKDNIDLKIGVYSGADLIETTTTNFLGPRSYR from the coding sequence ATGGATTTACCCAATAACGAACAATTTAGAGACAGTATTGCAACTGTAAACAAAGAAGGAAAGCGTTCTTGGGTATTTCCAAAAAAACCTAGTGGGCGCTTTTACAAATACCGCAGTTATGTTAGTTATTTTTTACTAGCTTTTTTATTCAGCGCACCATTTATCAAAATTAATGGAAATCAGTTTTTATTATTCAATGTATTAGAGCGTAAGTTCAATATTTTCGGATTTCCTTTTTGGCCTCAAGATTTTTACCTGTTTGTCATCTCTATGATTACAGGAGTTGTTTTTATTATATTATTTACGGTAGTTTTCGGACGTATTTTCTGTGGATGGATTTGCCCCCAAACCATTTTTATGGAAATGGTTTTCCGAAAAATTGAATATTGGATTGAGGGCGATCGTGGCAAGCAAATGCGCTTAGACAGACAACCTTGGAATGCTGAAAAAATCAGAAAGCGTTTGCTAAAATGGGTGATTTTCTTTATCATTTCATTTTTGATAGCCAATATATTTTTAGCCTATTTGATTGGTGGAGATACCTTGATAAGTTACATCACTGGCAATCCTTTAGAAAACATCAAAACACTCATTTCATTGCTCATTTTTACAGGTGTTTTCTATTTTATTTTCGCTTGGTTTCGTGAGCAAGTTTGTATTATAGCTTGTCCTTATGGTAGGCTGCAAGGGGTGTTGTTAGACAACAAAACCATCAATGTTGCTTATGATTACAAACGTGGTGAAGGCGAAAAAGGAAGGTCAATTTTTAGAAAAGGAGAAGACAGAAACGCGGTAGGAAAAGGCGATTGTATTGATTGCAATCAATGTGTGGTAGTTTGTCCAACTGGCATTGACATCAGAAACGGAACGCAATTAGAGTGTGTAAATTGTACCGCTTGTATTGATGAATGTGATCATATCATGGAAAGCATCAAACTTCCAAAAGGATTGATTCGCTATGCAAGTGAAGACAATATTGCCAAAAAAGAACCTTTCAAATTCACACCAAGAATGAAAGGATATTCAGCAGTGTTATTCATTTTAGTAGGCGTTTTAATTGGATTATTGTTTTTACGAAATGATGTAGAGGCAACCATTTTACGATTGCCAGGACAGTTGTATCAGCACAAAGAAAACAATATCATCAGCAATGTGTACACCTACAAAATCATCAATAAAACAACCAAAAAAATTGAGGATATCAGCTTTAAAATACTTTCGCATAAAGGAGAAATCAAACTCGTATCAAACAGAAAATTTATAGTTCCTGAGCAAGGTTTGGCAGAGGGAACCTTATTTATAGAGCTAAACAATGCACAATTGGAAAAAGACAATATCGATTTGAAAATTGGCGTATATAGTGGTGCAGATTTAATTGAAACAACAACAACCAACTTCTTAGGACCAAGAAGTTATCGATAA
- a CDS encoding FixH family protein: MKFNWGTGIVIAFVAFIGFILYFVITMSIDKEYSHDLVTEGYYQKELEFQDRINATENSKDFEDELKVIKYDEGLFVFFPENLDYKKIKGKVFLYRPSNKQLDFEVPISISKNYLLVPENRLVDGRWNIAVEWEYENKKYLTEEALNF; encoded by the coding sequence ATGAAATTTAATTGGGGAACAGGAATCGTAATTGCTTTTGTAGCTTTTATTGGATTTATCCTATACTTCGTAATCACCATGAGCATTGATAAAGAATACAGTCACGATTTGGTCACTGAAGGTTATTATCAAAAAGAATTGGAGTTTCAAGACCGAATTAATGCTACTGAAAATTCAAAAGATTTTGAGGATGAATTGAAAGTCATCAAATATGATGAAGGATTATTTGTGTTTTTCCCAGAAAATTTAGACTATAAAAAAATTAAAGGTAAAGTGTTCCTATACAGACCATCTAATAAACAACTAGATTTTGAAGTGCCAATTTCAATTTCTAAAAACTATTTGCTCGTGCCTGAGAATCGTTTAGTAGATGGTCGTTGGAACATCGCTGTAGAATGGGAATACGAAAATAAGAAATATTTAACCGAAGAAGCACTTAATTTTTAA
- a CDS encoding sulfite exporter TauE/SafE family protein, with product MFISALIFGLVGSFHCIGMCGPIAFMLPVERENPVKKFFQILSYHLGRLFTYSLMGILFGYLGKGFFLFGFQQQIAIITGVLMILLVVFPKITAKIPASKIINRFVFKIKSALGKELKKKNNDTFFVLGFLNGLLPCGLVYMAILGALTMSTPISGAFYMFLFGLGTIPLMTAVVYFGSFAKGNFRTFIQKAIPVVVVFMGALFILRGLGLGIPFISPPEPILTSTVEAVKSCH from the coding sequence ATGTTTATTTCAGCACTCATATTTGGCTTGGTGGGCAGTTTTCACTGCATAGGCATGTGTGGCCCAATCGCATTTATGTTGCCTGTTGAACGCGAAAATCCCGTAAAAAAATTCTTTCAAATTCTGAGTTATCATTTGGGCAGATTGTTTACCTACAGTTTGATGGGAATTCTTTTTGGCTATTTAGGAAAAGGATTTTTCTTATTCGGATTTCAACAACAAATTGCCATAATTACAGGGGTTTTGATGATTTTACTAGTTGTTTTTCCAAAAATAACGGCTAAAATTCCTGCATCAAAAATCATCAATAGATTTGTTTTTAAAATTAAAAGTGCTCTTGGTAAGGAGTTGAAAAAGAAAAACAACGATACTTTTTTTGTGTTGGGTTTTTTAAACGGGTTGTTGCCTTGTGGTTTGGTGTACATGGCAATTTTAGGCGCATTAACCATGTCAACTCCAATTTCTGGAGCCTTTTATATGTTTTTATTTGGTTTGGGAACCATTCCTTTAATGACAGCTGTGGTGTATTTTGGAAGTTTTGCTAAAGGAAACTTCAGAACGTTTATCCAAAAAGCCATTCCTGTTGTGGTGGTTTTTATGGGCGCTTTATTCATTTTAAGAGGTTTAGGATTGGGAATTCCGTTTATTTCTCCTCCAGAACCTATTTTAACTTCTACTGTTGAGGCTGTAAAAAGTTGTCATTAG
- a CDS encoding RNA polymerase sigma factor, with the protein MKIITLHTQEKLLIKKAMDNNREAQKEIFERFSPKMLGVCRQYVKDIFHAEDLMLQGFLKVFTNLKNFEHKGSFEGWIRKIMVNTCITFLRKKNELDFYEDADSFQSETTENLENTTVEDLQKLIDLLPDGYKVVFNLYAIEGFKHSEIAEKLGITENTSKSQLFKARKLLQENYYKMNTAAYETK; encoded by the coding sequence TTGAAAATAATTACGTTGCATACCCAAGAAAAATTGCTCATTAAAAAAGCAATGGACAACAACAGAGAAGCGCAAAAAGAAATCTTTGAGCGTTTTTCTCCGAAAATGTTGGGCGTTTGCAGGCAATATGTAAAAGACATTTTCCATGCAGAAGATTTAATGTTGCAAGGATTTTTAAAGGTGTTTACCAATCTAAAAAATTTTGAACACAAAGGAAGTTTTGAAGGTTGGATTCGTAAAATCATGGTGAATACCTGCATTACTTTTTTACGAAAAAAGAACGAGTTGGATTTTTATGAAGACGCAGATAGTTTTCAATCAGAAACCACAGAAAACCTTGAAAATACCACTGTAGAAGATCTTCAAAAATTGATTGATTTGTTGCCTGATGGTTATAAAGTAGTTTTTAATTTGTATGCCATTGAAGGTTTTAAACATTCGGAAATTGCTGAAAAATTAGGCATCACAGAAAATACCTCAAAATCGCAATTGTTCAAAGCACGAAAACTATTGCAAGAAAATTATTATAAAATGAATACAGCAGCTTATGAAACCAAATAA
- a CDS encoding HU family DNA-binding protein, whose protein sequence is MALQYRITKRANNIREKSDIYIMQAVHTGKIDADELAEVISGESSLTEADIKAVLLSLGKKMQFYLQQGKIVELDAIGTFKMSFQCESATDPSQLKSPQSIKKFHINYQPTKKIKRLLKNGVPVLKEK, encoded by the coding sequence ATGGCATTACAATACCGCATTACCAAACGAGCTAACAACATTCGCGAAAAGAGTGACATTTACATTATGCAAGCCGTGCACACAGGCAAAATAGATGCTGACGAATTAGCGGAAGTGATTAGTGGAGAATCGAGTTTGACAGAGGCAGACATAAAAGCGGTGTTGCTTTCGTTGGGAAAAAAAATGCAATTTTATTTACAACAAGGCAAAATCGTGGAGTTAGACGCTATTGGGACTTTTAAAATGAGCTTTCAATGCGAGTCAGCCACAGACCCAAGCCAACTAAAATCGCCACAAAGCATTAAAAAGTTTCATATCAATTACCAACCCACCAAAAAAATAAAACGCTTGTTAAAAAATGGGGTTCCTGTGCTAAAAGAGAAATAG
- a CDS encoding DNA adenine methylase, with product MTDKLAKPFLKWAGGKTQLINDIEKALPKGISRNKFTYIEPFVGSGAVLFWMLNNFPKLEKAVINDINSDLINTYKVIASKPKELISILQQLQNEFHSLDTKPEEKKEYYYKKRDLYNTRKEEQSGQAALFIFLNRTCFNGLYRVNKNNGYNVPMGSYKKPTICDDKNIIAVSNALQKVEILCGDYEKTLNEATSNSFFYFDPPYKPLSNTSSFNSYAKDEFNDEEQIRLRNFCSKLEKLGHKWMLSNSDVKGKNTNDNFFDDIYSDFSIARVKAKRSINANPEKRGELNELLITNYANEQALQPA from the coding sequence ATGACAGACAAATTAGCAAAACCGTTTTTGAAGTGGGCAGGAGGTAAAACCCAGCTCATTAACGACATAGAAAAGGCTTTGCCAAAAGGCATTTCGAGAAACAAATTCACATACATTGAACCATTTGTTGGAAGTGGTGCAGTTTTATTTTGGATGCTAAATAATTTTCCAAAATTGGAAAAAGCAGTTATTAATGATATCAATTCAGACTTGATAAACACATACAAAGTAATTGCTTCAAAACCAAAAGAGTTGATTTCAATTCTTCAACAATTACAAAACGAATTCCATTCTTTAGATACCAAACCCGAAGAAAAGAAAGAATATTATTATAAAAAAAGAGATCTGTACAATACAAGAAAAGAAGAACAAAGCGGGCAAGCCGCCTTGTTTATTTTTCTAAATCGTACTTGTTTTAACGGCTTGTATCGTGTTAATAAAAACAATGGTTATAACGTGCCAATGGGCAGTTATAAGAAACCAACCATTTGTGATGATAAGAATATTATAGCTGTAAGCAACGCTTTACAGAAAGTTGAAATTCTTTGTGGAGATTACGAAAAGACTTTAAATGAGGCGACTTCAAATTCATTTTTCTACTTTGATCCTCCATACAAACCATTGAGCAATACTTCAAGTTTCAATTCTTACGCTAAAGATGAATTTAATGATGAGGAGCAAATAAGATTGAGAAATTTTTGCTCGAAGCTAGAAAAGTTAGGACACAAATGGATGCTTAGTAATTCTGATGTAAAAGGAAAAAATACCAATGATAATTTTTTTGATGATATTTATTCAGATTTCTCTATTGCAAGAGTTAAGGCTAAAAGAAGTATAAATGCAAATCCTGAGAAAAGAGGAGAGTTAAATGAACTATTAATTACAAATTATGCCAATGAACAAGCTTTGCAACCTGCTTAA
- a CDS encoding type II restriction endonuclease — protein sequence MKNEDLLFDKIMQSFKEKITKWDYFINWTKVFGNIDPIEKELNLLNFLIGKEDVETEAYNLIKQYPQVIKAFPTLIAVREKSIDILIDTKNFIYKNYSFNKGKLTDNECKELANFVVNSGIGAILKDKKVKSLVDYATGVEVGLDSNGRKNRGGSLMESLVEEFVSDTCQNLGIQYMPQATSKKIKEQWNIEVVVDKSSRQIDFAINKNGKLFFIECNFYGGGGSKLKSTATEYIEMNRYWNKQGIEFIWITDGAGWKSTLKPLREYFDKADYLLNLEMLKEGLLYTILG from the coding sequence TTGAAAAACGAAGATTTGCTATTTGATAAAATAATGCAGAGCTTTAAAGAGAAAATCACTAAATGGGATTACTTCATTAATTGGACTAAAGTATTCGGAAATATTGATCCAATTGAAAAGGAATTAAATCTTTTAAACTTCCTGATTGGTAAAGAGGATGTTGAAACAGAAGCATACAATCTTATAAAACAATACCCTCAAGTAATTAAAGCCTTTCCCACTCTCATAGCTGTTAGAGAAAAGTCAATTGATATTTTGATTGACACCAAAAATTTCATTTACAAAAACTATTCATTCAATAAAGGCAAACTGACCGATAATGAATGTAAAGAATTGGCAAATTTTGTAGTTAATTCGGGCATTGGAGCAATATTAAAAGACAAGAAAGTAAAAAGCTTGGTTGATTACGCAACAGGTGTTGAAGTTGGTTTAGATAGCAATGGTAGAAAAAACAGAGGTGGGTCGCTAATGGAAAGTTTAGTTGAAGAATTTGTTTCTGATACTTGTCAAAACTTAGGAATTCAATATATGCCCCAAGCTACATCTAAGAAAATAAAGGAACAATGGAATATTGAAGTAGTAGTTGATAAATCTTCAAGACAAATTGATTTTGCCATTAATAAAAACGGTAAACTATTTTTTATTGAATGTAATTTTTATGGAGGCGGAGGATCAAAATTAAAATCGACCGCAACTGAGTACATAGAAATGAACCGTTATTGGAATAAACAAGGTATTGAATTTATTTGGATTACTGATGGTGCAGGTTGGAAATCAACATTAAAACCTTTAAGAGAGTATTTTGACAAGGCTGATTACTTGTTGAATTTGGAGATGTTGAAAGAAGGTTTGCTATATACAATATTAGGATAA
- a CDS encoding DGQHR domain-containing protein, protein MIKDELINKCTTESEKETALFFDRLGLKCVDLGFKIYDSKNNVTGEIDGIFLDEENEVILIYDESKQQKKSNDKITKFFTKWSNQNNEAKIFETLPNLAFYPIHILYINKVQNRDETDLSSIEYLLKSNTSILHKDDFEYFLHLSENIGKWTKNDLYNLIDVFPPQQRIEIDATQIYIGNTPAYIFADRPDKILKYSYVSRRRDQDEGYQRMVDIKRVKEIKTNLEEGKIEGFPNSVLLNSTIKLNPEPYTKSQCPKQVKISIPNHYSSCRIVDGQHRILSFSLLDNITQTKFSLPIVLIDNMSISDEIKMFLDINNNAKSVDTNLEYELISKLNWENTSKNSLIKTAVRVVKELEKKNPLKGNIYRGIVGDTKKEKITLLSIVNSMIKNKFIDYSGGLFQIEANQNDTKTPASFIQTSLVEINKSSKQKDYFFSNRGIELTFNYLAEIIDYEESEKEKLEEVIKLKTVELISIVDDKNEELRKFQGAQGNKEALDLVLKHLEKKVDA, encoded by the coding sequence ATGATAAAAGATGAATTAATAAACAAATGCACAACTGAGAGTGAAAAAGAAACAGCTCTTTTTTTTGATAGACTTGGGCTTAAATGTGTTGATTTAGGATTTAAAATCTATGATAGCAAGAATAATGTAACTGGCGAAATTGATGGTATTTTTCTTGATGAAGAAAACGAAGTTATTCTAATCTATGATGAAAGCAAACAGCAAAAAAAATCAAATGATAAAATAACAAAGTTTTTTACCAAATGGTCAAATCAAAATAATGAAGCTAAAATTTTTGAAACACTCCCAAACCTGGCATTTTATCCAATTCATATTTTATACATTAATAAAGTTCAAAACAGAGACGAAACAGATCTTTCATCAATAGAATATTTATTAAAATCTAATACCTCAATTTTACACAAGGATGACTTTGAATACTTTTTGCATTTATCTGAAAACATTGGTAAATGGACAAAAAACGACCTATACAATTTAATTGATGTTTTCCCTCCTCAACAAAGGATTGAGATTGATGCCACGCAAATTTATATTGGAAACACCCCTGCTTACATCTTTGCGGATAGACCTGATAAAATTTTAAAATATTCCTATGTTTCTAGAAGAAGAGATCAAGATGAAGGTTACCAGAGAATGGTAGATATTAAAAGAGTTAAAGAAATTAAAACAAATCTAGAAGAGGGTAAAATCGAAGGATTTCCAAATTCAGTTCTTTTAAATAGTACTATAAAATTGAACCCAGAACCATACACAAAGAGTCAATGTCCTAAGCAAGTGAAAATTTCAATACCAAATCATTATTCATCTTGTCGCATTGTTGATGGGCAACATAGAATATTATCTTTTTCTCTATTAGATAATATCACCCAAACAAAATTTAGTCTGCCAATAGTTTTAATTGATAATATGTCAATTAGTGATGAAATAAAAATGTTTTTGGATATTAATAACAATGCTAAAAGTGTTGATACAAATTTAGAATATGAATTAATCTCAAAACTAAACTGGGAAAATACATCGAAAAACAGTCTGATAAAAACAGCTGTGAGAGTTGTTAAAGAATTAGAAAAGAAAAATCCATTAAAAGGAAATATTTATAGAGGGATTGTTGGAGATACAAAAAAAGAGAAGATTACACTTCTTTCGATAGTAAATTCAATGATTAAAAACAAGTTTATCGATTATAGTGGAGGTCTTTTCCAAATTGAAGCCAACCAAAATGACACAAAAACACCTGCAAGTTTTATTCAAACATCACTTGTTGAAATAAATAAATCTTCTAAACAAAAAGATTATTTTTTTTCTAACAGAGGAATTGAATTAACCTTTAATTATCTAGCAGAAATTATAGATTATGAAGAATCTGAAAAAGAAAAACTTGAAGAAGTAATCAAGTTAAAAACGGTTGAATTAATTTCAATTGTAGATGATAAAAATGAGGAGTTAAGAAAATTTCAAGGAGCTCAAGGAAATAAAGAAGCTCTTGATCTTGTTTTAAAGCATTTAGAAAAGAAAGTTGATGCTTAA